One region of Seriola aureovittata isolate HTS-2021-v1 ecotype China chromosome 15, ASM2101889v1, whole genome shotgun sequence genomic DNA includes:
- the serpinf1 gene encoding pigment epithelium-derived factor, whose translation MKLTTVLLVFGVVLSVCQAQSDTGGEETGGEEEHVELFTTPMAKMGAATSDFGYNLFRALASREAATNIFLAPISVSAALTQLSMGGSERAEQQLFRALRYHTLQDPQLHTTLKNLLASVRTPGKGLSTAARIYLARRLRLKQDFFTLVEQQYGIRPKALQGGTKDVKEINDWVTQETGGKVQRLLAKALSRNAGVNAVSAAYFKGKWVTRFGQNGVMENFQVDGGVPVRVSMMKQDNYPVKMGADSDLSCTIAQIQMQDDISMFIFLPDEVTANMTLLEESLTAEFVQDLSMTLLPTQVSLSLPTLRLSYSSDLLPLLSDLGLSEWLDNPDLEKISAQAAKLVSLNHKVVMETAPEGNQYPSATSAASHLSYTVDRPFLYLIRDEASGALLFIGRVVNPKDLRI comes from the exons aTGAAGCTAACCACTGTCCTGCTGGTGTTTGGAGTCGTGCTGAGCGTCTGTCAGGCTCAG TCGGACACCGGAGGCGAGGAGACCGGTGGCGAGGAGGAACATGTGGAGCTCTTCACCACACCGATGGCTAAGATGGGCGCCGCCACCTCGGACTTCGGCTACAACCTGTTCCGTGCTCTGGCGAGCCGCGAGGCTGCGACCAACATCTTCCTGGCCCCCATCAGTGTGTCTGCGGCGCTGACTCAGCTGTCCATGG GAGGGTCTGAGCGTGCTGAACAGCAGCTGTTCAGGGCTCTAAGGTACCACACCCTGCAGGATCCTCAGCTCCACACCACCCTGAAAAACCTGCTGGCTTCAGTCAGGACGCCTGGAAAAGGCCTGAGCACCGCCGCACGCATCTACCTGGCACGAC GACTTCGTCTGAAGCAGGACTTCTTCACGCTCGTGGAGCAGCAGTATGGCATTCGTCCCAAGGCCCTGCAGGGAGGAACCAAAGATGTGAAAGAAATCAACGACTGGGTGACTCAGGAGACGGGCGGGAAGGTGCAGCGCCTCCTGGCCAAAGCCCTCTCCCGAAACGCTGGAGTGAACGCCGTGAGCGCCGCTTACTTTAAAG GGAAGTGGGTGACTCGGTTCGGTCAGAATGGAGTGATGGAGAACTTCCAGGTGGACGGCGGGGTACCTGTGCGTGTTTCCATGATGAAACAGGATAACTACCCTGTGAAGATGGGAGCCGACTCGGATTTGAGCTGCACG ATCGCTCAGATCCAGATGCAGGACGACATCAGCATGTTCATCTTCCTGCCGGATGAAGTGACCGCCAACATGACCCTGCTGGAGGAGAGTCTGACTGCTGAGTTCGTCCAGGACCTCTCCATGACGCTCCTCCCTACCCAggtgtccctctctctgcccacCCTGAGGCTCAGCTACTCCTCAGACCTGCTGCCGCTGCTCAGCGACCTGG gTCTCTCTGAATGGCTAGACAACCCGGACCTGGAGAAGATCTCAGCTCAGGCCGCCAAGCTCGTCAGCCTCAATCACAAAGTTGTCATGGAGACGGCGCCCGAGGGGAACCAGTACCCCAGCGCCACCTCAGCAGCCAGTCACCTGTCATACACAGTGGACCGCCCCTTCCTCTACCTGATCCGGGACGAAGCGTCAGGGGCGCTGCTCTTCATCGGCAGGGTGGTCAACCCCAAGGACCTGAggatataa
- the slco2b1 gene encoding solute carrier organic anion transporter family member 2B1 — translation MGANNLNVNSDPAGSRPSARHRSLFNSIKFFVLCHSLLQLSQLLVSGYMKSSISTIERRYGLSSQKSGLLAAFNEVGNTILIVFVSFFGSRVHRPRFIGGGALLACFASLLMALPHFLNGPYDYTDRISSSGDNSSGLCQSGRPFITSSSNQSCSEQESPAQQGVYPLLLVGQLLLGIGAVPIQPFGISYIDDYASKRNSPLYLGILLAVTSIGPALGFITGSIMLRYYVDFDKLYKDEIKLDSKDLRWVGAWWLGFLVASCLLFLTALPYLFFPRDMPKEDGADDVESRPDSKQQQTDPPQELSLLQFLKSFPRIALRTLQSPIYLLVVLAQVNLAALLAGLATFMAKFIERQFSQTVSFATMMIGGVSIPLAVLGTVLGGVLMRRLNLSVSGASKLCTIAILLCMFSATPLLLLGCSTQPVAGIFPSSNRTSSAELPCSSSCRCPHEAFNPVCGSDGVEFRSPCHAGCSIVEKDASNKVINYTACRCVGGLGGGLGFASPGTCGSGCGHLLRPFVVLLGLTSFVASFSQTPSYMMILRTVPAEDKSFAVGVQYMLFRVLAFMPGPVLYGSVIDTTCILWGKKCGKQTSCLYYNLDRFRQRFLGLQVVFVCGGLLCFLLTVVVLRRRAGRQEPEPVGKGGYELVNDQKTTEKNSCKEKELKGIKT, via the exons ATGGGCGCCAACAACCTCAACGTGAACTCTGACCCCGCGGGGTCACGACCCTCTGCTCGGCACCGGAGTCTCTTCAACAGCATCAAG ttcTTCGTGTTGTGCCACAGCTTGCTGCAGCTGTCTCAGCTGCTGGTGTCAGGTTACATGAAAAGCTCCATCTCCACCATCGAGAGACGTTACGGCCTCTCCAGCCAGAAGTCTGGGCTCCTGGCGGCTTTCAACGAG gtgGGGAACACCATCCTCATCGTCTTTGTGAGTTTCTTCGGCAGTCGAGTCCACAGGCCGCGGTTCATCGGGGGCGGAGCTCTGCTGGCCTGCTTCGCCTCGCTGCTGATGGCGCTGCCGCACTTTTTGAACGGACCGTACGACTACACTGACCGCATCAGCT CATCTGGTGACAACAGCTCAGGTCTCTGCCAATCAGGAAGACCCTTCATCACCTCATCCTCCAATCAGAGCTGCAGCGAGCAGGAGAGCCCCGCCCAGCAGGGGGTGTACCCTCTGCTGCTTGTGGGTCAGCTGCTGCTGGGTATCGGCGCCGTCCCCATCCAGCCCTTTGGCATCTCCTACATCGACGACTACGCCAGCAAGAGGAACTCGCCGCTCTACCTCG GCATCCTCCTCGCTGTGACCTCCATCGGCCCGGCCTTGGGCTTCATCACCGGCTCCATCATGCTGCGCTACTACGTCGACTTTGACAAGTTATACAAAG ACGAGATCAAGCTGGACTCCAAAGACCTGCGCTGGGTGGGGGCCTGGTGGCTCGGCTTCCTGGTGGCgtcctgcctcctcttcctcactgcgCTGCCTTACCTCTTCTTCCCCAGGGACATGCCCAAAGAG GACGGTGCAGACGATGTCGAGTCCAGACCGGACAGCAAGCAACAGCAGACAGACCCGCCGCAGGAACTGTCCCTCCTTCAGTTCCTCAAAA GTTTCCCCCGCATCGCTCTGCGGACGCTGCAGAGTCCCATCTACCTGCTGGTGGTCCTGGCGCAGGTCAACCTGGCGGCGCTGCTGGCCGGCCTCGCCACCTTTATGGCCAAGTTCATTGAGCGACAGTTCAGCCAGACCGTCTCCTTCGCCACCATGATGATAG GGGGAGTCAGTATCCCGCTGGCGGTGCTGGGCACCGTCCTGGGTGGAGTTCTGATGCGGAGATTGAATCTTTCGGTCAGCGGTGCCAGCAAGCTGTGCACCATCGCCATCCTGCTCTGCATGTTCTCCGCCACGCCGCTGCTGCTCCTCGGCTGCTCCACCCAGCCGGTCGCCGGGATCTTTCCTTCCAGTAACAGAACCTCAAG tgctgAGTTGCCGTGCAGCTCCAGCTGTCGGTGTCCTCATGAGGCCTTTAACCCGGTCTGCGGTTCAGACGGGGTGGAGTTCAGGTCTCCCTGCCACGCCGGCTGCAGCATCGTAGAGAAGGACGCCAGCAACAAAGTGATA aaCTACACCGCGTGTCGGTGCGTCGGCGGTCTCGGCGGCGGTCTCGGCTTCGCCTCTCCTGGGACCTGCGGCAGCGGATGCGGCCACCTCCTCCGCCCCTTCGTGGTCCTCCTGGGTCTCACCAGCTTCGTTGCGTCCTTCTCCCAGACGCCGTCGTACATGATGATCCTCAG gacgGTGCCCGCGGAGGACAAGTCTTTTGCAGTGGGAGTTCAGTACATGCTGTTCAGAGTCCTGG CGTTCATGCCCGGCCCGGTGCTGTACGGCAGCGTCATCGACACCACCTGCATCCTGTGGGGCAAGAAGTGCGGCAAGCAGACGTCCTGCCTCTACTACAACCTGGACCGCTTCAGACAGAG gtttcTGGGTCTGCAGGTGGTTTTCGTGTGCGGGGGCctgctctgcttcctgctgACCGTCGTGGTGCTTCGCAGGAGGGCGGGGCGTCAGGAACCAGAGCCGGTCGGTAAAGGAGGCTACGAGCTGGTGAACGATCAAAAAACCACGGAGAAGAATTCGTGTAAAGAGAAAGAACTGAAGGGCATCAAGACCTGA
- the LOC130182542 gene encoding olfactory receptor 146-like — protein sequence MENYTFNSFTLQLEGLKVTQVSVYPVFFFFFFSYLLIILVNFGIVVLVFIDKNLHQPMYLLFCNLPINDIVGNSIMVPRLLSDILLPPSERFISYYECVVQAFTTHMFGTTSHTVLMIMAFDRYVAICNPLRYAAIMTNKMVIKLTVSAWGVAFVLVGILLGLTIRLNRCRTMITNPFCDNASLFKLSCESVFINNVYGLTFTVVLFTASIGSIVLTYTKITVVCLTSKNKTLNSKALKTCSTHLFVYLIMFLCGMLIIILHRFPQYSDYRKLSAILFHIIPGSLNPIIYGVQSKEIKKFLSNLLQSRKILPSL from the coding sequence ATGGAAAACTACACATTCAACAGCTTCACCCTGCAGCTGGAGGGGTTAAAAGTCACACAGGTTTCTGTGTAccctgtctttttctttttctttttctcctacCTACTTATCATATTAGTTAATTTTGGCATTGTAGTTCTGGTTTTCATTGACAAGAACCTTCACCAGCCGATGTATCTCCTGTTTTGCAACCTGCCCATCAATGACATTGTTGGGAATTCGATTATGGTGCCCCGGCTGCTGTCAGATATCTTGCTGCCTCCCTCTGAACGCTTCATCAGTTATTACGAGTGTGTGGTCCAGGCTTTCACCACACACATGTTCGGCACCACTTCACACACTGTGCTCATGATTATGGCCTTTGACAGATATGTGGCCATCTGCAATCCCCTGCGTTACGCTGCCATAATGACCAACAAAATGGTGATCAAGCTGACAGTTTCTGCCTGGGGAGTGGCCTTTGTTCTGGTCGGGATTCTGCTCGGTCTGACCATAAGACTGAACCGATGCAGGACTATGATTACAAACCCCTTCTGTGACAATGCCTCCCTGTTCAAACTCTCCTGTGAGAGTGTGTTCATCAATAATGTGTATGGCCTAACTTTCACTGTAGTCCTGTTCACAGCATCTATTGGCAGCATAGTTCTCACCTATACTAAGATTACTGTCGTCTGTCTGACCAGTAAAAACAAGACTCTGAACAGTAAAGCTTTGAAGACCTGCAGCACTCATCTTTTTGTATAtctaattatgtttttatgtggaatgctcatcatcatcctgcatCGCTTCCCTCAGTACTCAGACTACAGGAAACTAtctgccattttgtttcataTCATCCCCGGCAGCCTCAACCCCATTATTTACGGGGTTCAGtcaaaagagataaaaaagtTCCTGTCAAATTTGTTACAGTCCAGGAAGATTTTGCCATCATTATAA